The following coding sequences lie in one Spinacia oleracea cultivar Varoflay chromosome 1, BTI_SOV_V1, whole genome shotgun sequence genomic window:
- the LOC110793677 gene encoding very-long-chain 3-oxoacyl-CoA reductase 1: protein MAECIYHQLKAQPTWLILLLTIGSFTILRTLLGVLKWVYVSFLRPAKNLKKYGSWAVVTGPTDGIGKGFAFQLARKGLNLILVGRNPDKLKDVSDSIKLKFANTQIKSVVVDFSGDLDDGVKRVKEAIEGLDVGVLINNVGVSYPYARFFHEVDEQLLQNLIKVNVEGTSKITHAVLPNMVKRRKGAIVNIGSGAAIVIPSDPLYSVYAATKAYIDQFTRCLYVEYKNMGIDVQCQVPLYVATKMASIKRSSFFVPSTDGYAKAGIRHIGYEPRCTPYWPHSFLWGIASCVPESLIDAWRLRFCLAIRKRGQLKDSRKKE from the exons ATGGCGGAATGTATTTACCACCAACTCAAAGCCCAACCCACATGGCTCATCCTCCTTCTCACCATTGGTTCCTTCACCATTTTAAGAACCCTTCTGGGAGTTCTCAAATGGGTTTATGTCAGTTTCCTCAGACCCGCAAAAAATCTAAAGAAATACGGTTCTTGGGCAGTTGTTACTGGACCCACTGATGGAATTGGCAAGGGTTTCGCCTTCCAATTAGCTCGCAAAGGGCTTAATCTGATCTTAGTGGGTCGTAATCCTGATAAACTCAAAGATGTTTCAGATTCAATCAAACTTAAATTTGCAAATACCCAGATTAAATctgttgttgttgatttttcTGGGGATTTGGATGATGGTGTTAAGAGGGTTAAGGAAGCAATTGAGGGTTTAGATGTTGGTGTTTTGATTAATAATGTTGGGGTTTCATACCCTTATGCTAGGTTTTTCCATGAAGTTGATGAACAATTGTTGCAGAATTTGATTAAGGTTAATGTTGAAGGGACTAGTAAGATTACTCATGCTGTTTTGCCAAACATGGTTAAGAGGAGGAAAGGTGCTATTGTTAATATTGGTTCTGGTGCTGCTATTGTTATCCCCTCTGATCCTCTTTATTCTGTCTATGCTGCCACGAAAGC GTATATTGATCAGTTTACAAGGTGCTTGTATGTGGAGTACAAGAATATGGGAATTGATGTTCAGTGCCAG GTTCCACTATATGTAGCAACTAAGATGGCTTCAATCAAGAGATCTTCGTTCTTTGTCCCATCAACAGACGGATATGCAAAGGCCGGTATTCGCCACATAGGATATGAGCCTCGTTGCACACCATACTGGCCACACTCTTTTCTGTGGGGCATTGCATCCTGTGTACCCGAGAGCCTTATCGATGCATGGCGTCTAAGGTTCTGTCTTGCAATCCGGAAGAGAGGCCAACTCAAGGACTCGAGGAAGAAAGAGTAA
- the LOC110793686 gene encoding very-long-chain 3-oxoacyl-CoA reductase 1, with protein sequence MAAISESTKNYSQETLVLAICITTVGFLVFFTQTFKFLKWVWTMFLRPPKNLTHYGSWALITGSTDGIGKSLSFDLASKGLDLILIGRNPQKLQTTSNEIWAKFGKENTKIKVIVIDFEKISGEEIENKIKEEIEGLDVGILVNNVGLSTNGARFFHEVGLEGFGNLVDVNIGSVSWVTRGVLPGMLQRRKGAIVNIGSGSSIVVPSYPLYSVYAATKAYVAMFSRSLSLEYKQFGIDVQCQIPLLVATKMASIKRSSFFVPSPDQYSKASVRWIGYESLCVPYWTHSLQWCLLNAIPDSLVNWALLRYFLSLRKKVLRKENKLV encoded by the exons ATGGCAGCAATTTCTGAATCAACCAAAAACTACTCTCAAGAAACCCTTGTTTTAGCCATATGCATTACAACAGTAGGATTCCTTGTTTTCTTCACCCAAACCTTCAAATTCTTGAAATGGGTTTGGACCATGTTCTTAAGACCCCCAAAAAACTTGACCCACTATGGTTCATGGGCTCTAATCACTGGCTCAACCGACGGAATCGGTAAATCTCTCTCCTTTGACTTAGCCTCAAAAGGTCTTGACTTGATCTTAATTGGTAGAAACCCCCAAAAACTCCAAACCACATCAAATGAGAtttgggcaaaatttggcaaagAAAACACCAAGATTAAGGTgattgtcattgattttgagaagATTAGTGGGGAAGAGATTGAAAACAAGATTAAGGAAGAAATTGAAGGATTAGATGTTGGGATTTTGGTTAATAATGTGGGATTATCTACTAATGGTGCAAGGTTTTTTCATGAGGTTGGATTAGAAGGGTTTGGTAATTTGGTAGATGTTAATATTGGAAGTGTAAGTTGGGTTACTAGAGGTGTTCTTCCTGGTATGTTGCAGAGGAGGAAAGGTGCCATTGTTAATATTGGTTCTGGATCTTCGATTGTTGTTCCTTCTTACCCTCTTTATTCCGTTTACGCTGCTACTAAAGC ATATGTTGCCATGTTCTCAAGAAGCTTGAGTTTGGAATATAAGCAGTTTGGAATCGATGTTCAATGTCAG ATACCATTGCTTGTGGCAACAAAGATGGCATCGATAAAGAGATCATCTTTCTTTGTTCCTTCACCGGATCAGTACAGCAAAGCGAGTGTAAGATGGATAGGTTACGAGTCCCTTTGTGTTCCTTACTGGACTCATTCTTTGCAGTGGTGTCTGTTGAACGCGATTCCTGACTCCTTAGTGAATTGGGCTCTTCTTCGATATTTCCTCAGCTTGCGTAAGAAAGTTCTTCGAAAGGAGAACAAACTAGTCTAG